From Mytilus galloprovincialis chromosome 9, xbMytGall1.hap1.1, whole genome shotgun sequence, the proteins below share one genomic window:
- the LOC143046309 gene encoding D-erythrulose reductase-like isoform X2, with product MAMQFDGKRALVTGAGKGFGRAIAKKLAECGAETFALSRTQADLDSLKSEVPNIKVINVDLQDWDKTREEVSKIGHIDLLVNNAGVFKKSSFIDTPKENIDMIFDINFKGIFNVSQVIATKMIDKGKGGSIVNLSSIMSEKAVTDGCVYSTTKSAIDMLTKCMALELGPHNIRVNSVNPTVVLTDMTRQYQNELMPLLALTPMGRFPEIEDVVNAVVFLLSDQSGMISGECLRLDGGLGVH from the exons ATGGCGATGCAATTTGATGGGAAGAGAGCTCTCGTTACCGGTGCTGGGAAAG GATTTGGTCGAGCTATTGCGAAAAAATTAGCAGAATGTGGAGCAGAAACATTTGCACTTAGTAGAACACAGGCTGATTTGGATAGTTTAAAATCAGAG GTACCAAACATCAAAGTTATTAACGTAGACCTACAAGATTGGGATAAAACCAGAGAGGAAGTCAGTAAGATTGGTCACATAGACTTACTGGTTAACAATGCTGGTGTATTTAAGAAGTCATCATTCATCGATACTCCAAAGGAAAACATTGACAT GATATTTGACATCAACTTTAAAGGAATTTTCAATGTGTCTCAG GTTATTGCTACGAAAATGATAGACAAAGGAAAAGGTGGAAGTATAGTTAACTTGTCAAGTATAATGTCTGAAAAAGCAGTAACTGACGGATGTGTCTATTCTACAACAAAATCAGCCATTGATATGTTAACTAAATGTATGGCATTAGAACTCGGACCTCATAAT ATAAGAGTGAATTCAGTTAACCCTACTGTGGTGTTGACAGATATGACAAGACAATACCAAAACGAATTAATGCCATTGCTTGCATTGACACCAATGGGAAGATTCCCAG AGATAGAAGACGTAGTTAATGCCGTTGTGTTTTTACTGAGTGATCAGAGTGGAATGATTTCTGGTGAATGTCTCCGACTTGATGGAGGATTAGGTGTACATTAA
- the LOC143046309 gene encoding L-xylulose reductase-like isoform X1 gives MAMQFDGKRALVTGAGKGFGRAIAKKLAECGAETFALSRTQADLDSLKSEVPNIKVINVDLQDWDKTREEVSKIGHIDLLVNNAGVFKKSSFIDTPKENIDMIFDINFKGIFNVSQVIATKMIDKGKGGSIVNLSSIMSEKAVTDGCVYSTTKSAIDMLTKCMALELGPHNIRVNSVNPTVVLTDMTRQYQNELMPLLALTPMGRFPGKNKYNLPYYGVDRYDTTLQERINATPCNDTNGKIPRDRRRS, from the exons ATGGCGATGCAATTTGATGGGAAGAGAGCTCTCGTTACCGGTGCTGGGAAAG GATTTGGTCGAGCTATTGCGAAAAAATTAGCAGAATGTGGAGCAGAAACATTTGCACTTAGTAGAACACAGGCTGATTTGGATAGTTTAAAATCAGAG GTACCAAACATCAAAGTTATTAACGTAGACCTACAAGATTGGGATAAAACCAGAGAGGAAGTCAGTAAGATTGGTCACATAGACTTACTGGTTAACAATGCTGGTGTATTTAAGAAGTCATCATTCATCGATACTCCAAAGGAAAACATTGACAT GATATTTGACATCAACTTTAAAGGAATTTTCAATGTGTCTCAG GTTATTGCTACGAAAATGATAGACAAAGGAAAAGGTGGAAGTATAGTTAACTTGTCAAGTATAATGTCTGAAAAAGCAGTAACTGACGGATGTGTCTATTCTACAACAAAATCAGCCATTGATATGTTAACTAAATGTATGGCATTAGAACTCGGACCTCATAAT ATAAGAGTGAATTCAGTTAACCCTACTGTGGTGTTGACAGATATGACAAGACAATACCAAAACGAATTAATGCCATTGCTTGCATTGACACCAATGGGAAGATTCCCAGGTAAGAATAAATACAATCTACCCTACTATGGTGTGGACAGATATGACACGACATTACAAGAACGAATTAATGCCACTCCTTGCAATGACACCAATGGGAAGATTCCTAG AGATAGAAGACGTAGTTAA
- the LOC143046309 gene encoding L-xylulose reductase-like isoform X3 — protein MAMQFDGKRALVTGAGKGFGRAIAKKLAECGAETFALSRTQADLDSLKSEVPNIKVINVDLQDWDKTREEVSKIGHIDLLVNNAGVFKKSSFIDTPKENIDMIFDINFKGIFNVSQIRVNSVNPTVVLTDMTRQYQNELMPLLALTPMGRFPGKNKYNLPYYGVDRYDTTLQERINATPCNDTNGKIPRDRRRS, from the exons ATGGCGATGCAATTTGATGGGAAGAGAGCTCTCGTTACCGGTGCTGGGAAAG GATTTGGTCGAGCTATTGCGAAAAAATTAGCAGAATGTGGAGCAGAAACATTTGCACTTAGTAGAACACAGGCTGATTTGGATAGTTTAAAATCAGAG GTACCAAACATCAAAGTTATTAACGTAGACCTACAAGATTGGGATAAAACCAGAGAGGAAGTCAGTAAGATTGGTCACATAGACTTACTGGTTAACAATGCTGGTGTATTTAAGAAGTCATCATTCATCGATACTCCAAAGGAAAACATTGACAT GATATTTGACATCAACTTTAAAGGAATTTTCAATGTGTCTCAG ATAAGAGTGAATTCAGTTAACCCTACTGTGGTGTTGACAGATATGACAAGACAATACCAAAACGAATTAATGCCATTGCTTGCATTGACACCAATGGGAAGATTCCCAGGTAAGAATAAATACAATCTACCCTACTATGGTGTGGACAGATATGACACGACATTACAAGAACGAATTAATGCCACTCCTTGCAATGACACCAATGGGAAGATTCCTAG AGATAGAAGACGTAGTTAA